One window from the genome of Candidatus Rhabdochlamydia sp. T3358 encodes:
- the gap gene encoding type I glyceraldehyde-3-phosphate dehydrogenase translates to MSIRVGINGFGRIGRLILRIINEKYPDIDVVAINDLVPPEDLAYLLKYDSVHHTFSHSVTASDKHITVNKKKISIFSEREPENIPWKDLKVDYVIESTGHFTDLESANKHRKAGAKRVIISAPAKGELPTFVMGVNEENYDPQKDFIVSNASCTTNCLAPLTKILLDHFGIEEGLMTTVHAMTATQHTVDGPSRKDRRGGRAASINIIPSSTGAAKAVALCLPKVKGKLTGMALRVPVIDVSVVDLTVRLTKATSYEEICAVIQKEARGPMKGIVTYCDEDVVSSDFIGHPSSCIFDKHAGIKLNSHFYKLIAWYDNEMGYSHRVVDLLRYMVSKETLS, encoded by the coding sequence ATGTCAATTCGAGTTGGTATTAATGGGTTTGGAAGAATTGGTCGTCTTATACTAAGGATTATCAATGAAAAATATCCAGATATCGATGTTGTTGCAATCAATGATCTTGTCCCACCCGAAGATCTAGCTTATTTGTTAAAGTATGATTCTGTGCACCACACATTTTCTCACTCTGTTACAGCAAGTGACAAACACATAACTGTAAACAAAAAAAAGATTAGCATTTTTTCTGAGAGAGAGCCTGAAAACATTCCTTGGAAAGATTTGAAAGTAGATTATGTTATTGAATCAACTGGTCATTTTACTGATTTAGAATCGGCAAATAAACATAGAAAAGCTGGTGCTAAAAGAGTCATTATTTCTGCTCCTGCAAAAGGAGAACTTCCTACTTTTGTAATGGGAGTTAATGAAGAAAATTATGATCCCCAGAAAGATTTTATTGTCTCTAATGCATCTTGTACAACTAATTGTTTAGCTCCTCTAACCAAAATACTACTTGATCATTTTGGGATAGAAGAAGGTCTAATGACCACTGTACATGCTATGACAGCTACACAGCACACAGTAGATGGCCCTTCTAGAAAAGATCGACGAGGAGGACGGGCTGCAAGTATAAATATTATTCCTTCATCTACAGGTGCAGCAAAAGCAGTAGCTCTTTGTTTGCCTAAAGTAAAAGGTAAGTTAACAGGCATGGCATTGCGCGTTCCTGTAATTGATGTTTCTGTTGTCGATCTTACAGTAAGGCTTACCAAAGCTACATCATATGAAGAAATCTGCGCTGTTATTCAAAAAGAAGCTAGGGGTCCTATGAAGGGTATTGTTACTTATTGTGATGAAGACGTTGTTTCTTCTGACTTTATTGGCCATCCCTCTTCTTGTATTTTTGATAAGCATGCAGGAATAAAATTAAATTCTCATTTTTATAAATTAATTGCTTGGTATGATAATGAAATGGGATACTCACATCGAGTCGTAGATTTGCTGCGATATATGGTATCCAAAGAGACCTTAAGCTAA